A stretch of Bradyrhizobium diazoefficiens DNA encodes these proteins:
- a CDS encoding solute carrier family 23 protein, which translates to MTDSYFPAWRLPKSGTGQIIGPDERLPWPQMIAMGMQHVVAMFGATVIAPLLMGFDPNVAILMSGVGTLIFFVVVGGRIPSYLGSSFAFIGSVMAATAYAGPGANANIGPALGGIIVCGAAYASIGLLVTMTGTKWIERLMPPVVTGAVVAVLGLNLAGVAIKNVGTGVFETTFALLTVVTIGFVAVAMLGLTRRLMLLVGVLGSYAFYVVLANVGGMGKPIDFTSVANAAWFGVPAFSTPTFTASGITLLVPIALILVAENLGHVKAVAAITGRNLDRYVGRAFIGDGLATMVSGMFGGTGVTTYAENIGVMAVTKIYSSLVFVIAALMALVLGFSPKFGALIMTIPSPILGGVSIVVFGLIAVTGMRIWMNHGVNLTSNRNLIVASAIMIMGTGDFTLQIGSFSLHGIGTATFGGIALNALLAALERQEVQGSVEDGKLVPAEEGLAAE; encoded by the coding sequence ATGACTGATAGTTATTTTCCCGCTTGGAGACTGCCGAAATCCGGCACGGGCCAAATCATCGGCCCGGATGAACGACTGCCCTGGCCCCAGATGATTGCCATGGGAATGCAGCACGTCGTCGCAATGTTCGGTGCGACGGTCATTGCGCCGCTGCTCATGGGATTTGATCCGAATGTCGCGATCCTGATGTCGGGCGTTGGGACTCTCATCTTCTTCGTCGTCGTGGGAGGGCGCATTCCCAGCTATCTCGGTTCGAGCTTCGCTTTTATCGGCTCCGTGATGGCTGCAACCGCGTATGCCGGACCCGGAGCGAACGCGAATATCGGACCTGCTCTTGGCGGAATCATCGTATGCGGTGCCGCGTACGCAAGCATTGGCTTGCTCGTCACGATGACAGGCACCAAGTGGATTGAAAGATTGATGCCGCCCGTTGTGACGGGCGCCGTCGTTGCGGTTCTCGGGCTCAATCTTGCGGGGGTCGCCATCAAGAACGTCGGCACGGGGGTGTTTGAGACGACGTTCGCCCTGCTCACGGTCGTAACGATCGGGTTCGTGGCTGTTGCGATGCTGGGGCTAACGCGTCGATTGATGCTGCTGGTTGGGGTGTTGGGCTCCTACGCCTTCTACGTGGTCCTCGCCAATGTCGGTGGAATGGGGAAGCCGATCGACTTCACCTCCGTCGCTAACGCAGCATGGTTCGGCGTGCCGGCATTTTCGACTCCGACGTTTACAGCGAGCGGCATTACCTTGCTCGTGCCGATTGCCTTGATTCTCGTGGCCGAGAACCTCGGTCATGTGAAGGCGGTCGCTGCTATCACCGGTCGGAATCTTGATCGGTATGTCGGACGCGCATTTATCGGCGACGGTCTGGCAACAATGGTTTCCGGAATGTTCGGCGGTACGGGCGTTACGACCTATGCGGAAAACATCGGCGTCATGGCCGTTACCAAGATATACTCCAGCCTGGTGTTTGTGATCGCAGCACTCATGGCGCTGGTCTTGGGTTTTTCACCGAAGTTTGGTGCGCTCATCATGACGATTCCATCGCCGATACTGGGTGGCGTGTCCATCGTCGTGTTCGGGCTAATCGCGGTGACCGGCATGCGGATCTGGATGAATCATGGGGTTAACCTCACGAGCAACAGGAACCTCATTGTTGCCTCTGCGATCATGATCATGGGCACGGGTGACTTCACGCTTCAGATCGGAAGCTTCTCGCTTCACGGTATTGGCACAGCGACATTTGGAGGAATCGCCTTGAATGCGTTGCTGGCAGCACTTGAAAGGCAGGAAGTGCAGGGATCTGTCGAGGATGGCAAGCTAGTTCCGGCGGAGGAAGGCCTGGCCGCCGAATAG
- a CDS encoding Zn-dependent hydrolase, with product MQATESNLTINGQRLWDSLMELARLGATPKGGVNRLTLTDLDKQARDLLISWGEAAGLKTTIDQIGNIFMRREGADNSLPPVVAGSHIDTQPTGGKFDGCYGVLAALEVVRTLNDHGIRTRAPIEVASWTNEEGSRFVPVMMGSGVFCGAVDLERAYAATDTDSRTVEAELERIGYVGPEIPGHHPIGAYFEAHIEQGPILEDENKVIGVVPAVLGLTWYDCEVIGMEAHAGPTPMALRKDAMQVAARIMQQVVVIADRYQPHGRGTVGMVQVHPNSRNVIPGSVKFSIDLRHAEEQVLVQMHEEMLQCVEDERRKSGLEINIERVSYYPPCPFHVDCIQAVREAAKRFNYPTMDVISGAGHDAVYVARVAPTGMIFVPCKDGISHNELESAKPEDLTAGGNVLLHAVLERAGYES from the coding sequence ATGCAAGCAACAGAGTCCAATCTCACCATCAACGGACAACGTCTCTGGGACTCCCTGATGGAGCTGGCGCGTTTGGGCGCAACGCCGAAGGGCGGCGTCAATCGCCTGACGCTTACCGACTTGGACAAGCAAGCGAGAGATTTGCTGATTTCTTGGGGCGAGGCGGCGGGCCTGAAAACCACGATTGACCAAATCGGCAACATCTTTATGCGCCGGGAAGGGGCAGACAACTCGCTGCCTCCGGTCGTCGCCGGCAGCCATATCGATACCCAACCGACAGGCGGGAAGTTCGACGGATGCTACGGCGTGCTTGCTGCGCTCGAGGTCGTGCGCACGCTCAATGACCATGGCATACGAACGCGAGCCCCGATCGAGGTTGCATCCTGGACAAACGAAGAAGGGTCGCGATTTGTCCCCGTGATGATGGGATCCGGCGTATTCTGCGGTGCTGTCGACCTGGAGCGCGCGTACGCTGCTACCGATACGGACAGCAGGACGGTCGAGGCTGAACTTGAACGGATCGGCTACGTCGGGCCAGAGATTCCGGGCCACCATCCGATCGGCGCGTATTTCGAGGCTCACATCGAGCAAGGCCCAATTCTCGAAGATGAAAACAAGGTCATCGGCGTCGTGCCGGCCGTGCTGGGCCTGACATGGTACGATTGCGAGGTCATTGGCATGGAGGCGCATGCCGGACCGACGCCGATGGCGCTGCGGAAGGATGCCATGCAGGTCGCTGCTCGGATCATGCAGCAGGTGGTCGTGATTGCCGACCGCTATCAGCCCCATGGCCGCGGCACCGTAGGGATGGTGCAGGTCCATCCGAACAGCCGAAACGTCATCCCGGGAAGCGTCAAGTTCTCCATCGACCTTCGGCATGCCGAAGAGCAAGTCCTGGTGCAGATGCACGAAGAGATGCTTCAGTGCGTGGAGGACGAGCGCAGAAAGAGCGGCCTCGAGATCAACATCGAGCGCGTTTCGTACTATCCGCCTTGTCCGTTTCATGTCGACTGCATTCAAGCGGTTCGCGAAGCAGCAAAGCGATTCAATTATCCGACGATGGACGTGATTTCTGGTGCTGGCCACGACGCAGTCTATGTTGCCCGAGTTGCACCAACAGGAATGATCTTCGTGCCATGCAAGGATGGCATTAGTCACAACGAGCTGGAATCAGCCAAGCCTGAGGATCTGACCGCAGGCGGCAATGTGCTTCTTCACGCGGTGTTGGAGCGTGCTGGCTACGAGAGTTGA
- a CDS encoding TIGR03842 family LLM class F420-dependent oxidoreductase, producing MDFGICFKGFIEADRARYLVRMAEHAGFSHCWFYDSHVLWRDCYPAIAMCMEHTSNMHFGPLVTNPDVRDWSVAASMFASLAKQAGGRFEIAVGRGDSSRRVMGKKPASLERVAEFVQSVKAMVRGDEVRYDGAPSAVKFPWAVGYELPTWIGAYGPMALKCAGENADGVVLQIAEPGLCKWFAEQCRAAAKSAGRDPTKFKVMSAAPAFFGSQEECFEATKWFPAMVGNHVADIVEKYGKETDLVPRTLTAYVEKRQGYDYSKHGQSDNPYLEFITPDVVDAFCVLGSPNDHIEKLTALRRSGVTQFNIYLDNGDEENIIATYGQKIIPAFRA from the coding sequence ATGGACTTCGGGATCTGCTTCAAGGGCTTCATTGAAGCCGACCGCGCGCGCTATCTGGTCAGGATGGCTGAACACGCAGGTTTCAGTCACTGCTGGTTTTACGACTCGCACGTGCTATGGCGAGACTGCTATCCGGCCATCGCCATGTGCATGGAGCACACGTCGAACATGCACTTTGGGCCTCTCGTCACCAACCCCGACGTGCGAGACTGGTCGGTCGCCGCCTCGATGTTCGCCTCGCTTGCGAAGCAGGCCGGGGGCAGGTTCGAAATCGCGGTGGGTCGCGGCGACAGTTCGCGCCGTGTGATGGGTAAGAAGCCGGCGTCCCTGGAGCGAGTTGCCGAGTTCGTTCAATCGGTCAAAGCCATGGTTCGGGGCGATGAGGTGAGGTACGATGGCGCTCCAAGCGCCGTGAAATTTCCCTGGGCGGTAGGCTATGAACTTCCCACCTGGATCGGGGCCTATGGTCCGATGGCACTTAAGTGTGCCGGTGAGAATGCGGACGGCGTCGTTCTTCAGATTGCCGAGCCCGGCCTATGCAAATGGTTTGCCGAGCAGTGCCGTGCTGCCGCGAAGAGCGCCGGGCGCGATCCGACCAAGTTCAAGGTGATGTCTGCGGCGCCGGCGTTCTTTGGCTCGCAGGAGGAGTGCTTCGAGGCCACCAAATGGTTCCCGGCCATGGTCGGCAATCACGTGGCCGACATTGTCGAAAAATATGGCAAGGAGACGGACCTCGTCCCCCGCACCCTGACTGCTTACGTCGAAAAGCGCCAGGGCTACGACTATTCCAAGCATGGACAGAGCGACAATCCGTACTTGGAATTCATTACGCCGGATGTCGTCGACGCATTCTGTGTACTTGGCAGCCCGAACGATCACATCGAGAAGCTGACTGCGCTCAGGCGATCGGGCGTAACGCAGTTCAACATCTATCTGGATAACGGAGACGAGGAGAACATCATCGCGACGTACGGCCAGAAGATCATCCCCGCGTTTCGCGCCTAG
- the npdG gene encoding NADPH-dependent F420 reductase produces the protein MSIAILGGTGPQGQGLALRFARAGVSVTLGSRDAGRAAEIAGELNRKLADCPAAVRIEGSDNSGALLAAERFVFLAVPFAAHNETLRALSAELAGKILVDLAVPLAPDNPRIVMMPPEGSATEAAQALLGQSVPVVGALHNVSAHCLSHLDQSINCDVLVVGNSLEAKTEVMDLIQKLGVTSYDAGPAESARCVEAITAILIRLNISKKVPFTHAGIRIWRPNPGVKSHIQ, from the coding sequence ATGAGCATCGCTATCTTGGGCGGCACCGGACCGCAAGGCCAAGGCCTGGCACTTCGCTTCGCACGCGCGGGCGTAAGCGTCACGCTTGGCTCGCGAGACGCAGGCCGCGCCGCAGAGATTGCGGGTGAGCTGAACCGGAAACTGGCGGATTGTCCGGCTGCGGTCCGAATAGAAGGAAGCGACAACTCGGGGGCCCTTTTGGCCGCAGAGCGGTTCGTCTTTCTTGCCGTGCCATTTGCGGCTCACAATGAAACCCTGCGTGCTCTAAGCGCGGAACTTGCCGGCAAGATTCTTGTCGACCTTGCCGTTCCGCTGGCACCTGACAATCCGCGGATCGTGATGATGCCCCCGGAAGGATCCGCAACAGAAGCCGCTCAAGCTCTTCTTGGCCAGAGCGTGCCGGTCGTCGGCGCTCTACACAACGTATCGGCGCATTGCCTGTCGCATCTCGATCAGAGCATCAACTGCGACGTCCTGGTCGTCGGCAATTCGCTTGAAGCGAAGACAGAGGTCATGGATCTCATTCAGAAGCTCGGCGTGACCTCCTACGATGCAGGACCGGCCGAAAGTGCCAGGTGCGTTGAAGCGATTACCGCAATTCTGATCCGCCTAAACATCAGCAAGAAGGTGCCTTTCACGCATGCGGGGATACGGATCTGGCGGCCGAATCCGGGCGTGAAAAGCCACATTCAATAG
- the cofC gene encoding 2-phospho-L-lactate guanylyltransferase, whose protein sequence is MANIYAGRTGHRKNILVAMPMKALMRAKTRLQRAVGAQGRQRLALALFHESQRFFTACYPELERLVVTPSAAIARRAQTLGASALLEPCESGLNLAVERAAEWAATRRYERILVVPCDIISWRQEELAQVLDQADRHQVVVVRSADGGTNGLCLPIPGSFTFRFGRGSADRHLIEAQRCGLSPVSLHLPALSRDLDTPLDYSWGQVALAGVIDRARHIDCDIASMSSGKTAPAAYVAERSLGKEIEIAASIVEAHR, encoded by the coding sequence ATGGCTAACATTTATGCCGGAAGGACGGGCCATAGGAAAAATATCCTCGTGGCAATGCCTATGAAGGCCCTGATGCGAGCGAAAACCCGTCTCCAAAGGGCAGTCGGTGCGCAGGGACGCCAGCGTCTAGCTCTGGCGCTCTTTCATGAGAGCCAAAGGTTCTTTACAGCCTGTTACCCCGAACTGGAGCGTCTCGTGGTGACGCCAAGTGCGGCGATCGCGCGCCGAGCGCAGACTCTCGGCGCAAGCGCTTTGCTCGAACCGTGTGAGAGCGGGCTCAATCTGGCCGTGGAGCGGGCAGCAGAGTGGGCGGCGACACGCCGCTACGAGCGGATCCTTGTCGTGCCCTGCGATATCATCAGTTGGCGCCAGGAAGAGTTGGCGCAAGTGCTCGATCAAGCCGATCGCCATCAAGTCGTCGTTGTCCGCTCCGCCGATGGTGGAACCAACGGCCTGTGTCTTCCTATCCCTGGTTCATTCACGTTTCGGTTTGGCAGAGGGTCGGCGGATCGGCATTTGATCGAAGCCCAACGCTGCGGATTATCCCCGGTAAGCCTGCATCTTCCAGCACTGTCTCGAGATCTGGATACGCCGCTCGATTATTCGTGGGGGCAGGTTGCGTTGGCGGGTGTGATCGATCGAGCTCGGCACATCGATTGTGACATTGCCAGTATGTCCAGCGGCAAGACGGCGCCCGCGGCTTACGTTGCCGAGCGATCCCTTGGAAAAGAAATCGAAATCGCAGCATCGATCGTAGAGGCGCACAGATGA
- the cofH gene encoding 5-amino-6-(D-ribitylamino)uracil--L-tyrosine 4-hydroxyphenyl transferase CofH, with translation MNIEYVLSTASPTVREILERALSGHEITREDGEILLNGLPTDAPAIAAAADHVRRARVGDVVSFVVTRNINFTNVCYMGCRFCGFAKRREDADAQWIGMEEVAHRAQIAWDRGATEVCMQGGLHPDLPPHYYSDLVRAVKGQVPGLHVHAFSPFEIWHGARKLRVPVIELLQELKEAGLGSIPGTAAEILDTEIRRQLTRDKLTADAWVETIRAAHSIGLRSTSTMMYGHIDAPRHWASHIELLRSIQKDTGGFTEFVPLGFVHAQAPLFVERLIPGVRPGATGDEHLKVHAVARLMLAGWIDNIQVSWVKLGAEMASGLLNAGVNDLGGTLMDESISKSAGANYGEEVTASEMVRLIRAANRTPRRRSTLYDALEDYREHDPAEHGPLKPRASDPLAFLNRSGSRDLTEMRHG, from the coding sequence ATGAACATCGAATACGTGCTTTCCACGGCGTCCCCCACCGTCCGCGAAATCCTGGAACGGGCGTTGAGCGGGCATGAGATAACGCGTGAGGACGGTGAAATCCTGCTGAACGGCCTTCCCACAGATGCTCCGGCAATTGCTGCTGCTGCCGATCACGTACGTCGAGCGAGGGTTGGAGACGTCGTCAGCTTCGTCGTTACCCGAAACATCAATTTTACGAACGTCTGTTACATGGGCTGTCGATTTTGTGGTTTCGCGAAAAGGCGCGAAGACGCCGATGCTCAGTGGATCGGCATGGAAGAGGTGGCGCACCGGGCTCAAATCGCCTGGGACCGCGGCGCAACGGAAGTCTGCATGCAAGGCGGGCTGCACCCGGATCTGCCACCCCATTACTACAGCGATCTGGTGCGGGCCGTTAAGGGGCAGGTGCCGGGGCTACACGTTCACGCTTTCTCGCCCTTCGAAATCTGGCACGGCGCCCGCAAGCTGAGAGTGCCCGTCATAGAGTTGTTGCAGGAACTGAAGGAGGCGGGTTTGGGCTCGATACCCGGAACAGCTGCCGAGATTCTCGACACCGAAATCCGCAGGCAGTTGACCCGAGACAAGCTGACGGCCGATGCCTGGGTGGAGACGATACGAGCCGCTCATTCGATCGGGCTTCGAAGCACTTCGACGATGATGTACGGCCACATCGACGCGCCGCGCCATTGGGCGTCGCACATCGAACTGCTCCGATCAATTCAAAAGGACACCGGCGGCTTCACCGAGTTCGTTCCGTTGGGATTCGTGCACGCACAGGCCCCTCTGTTCGTAGAGCGCTTGATACCGGGGGTGCGCCCGGGAGCGACAGGCGACGAACACCTCAAGGTGCACGCGGTGGCGCGGCTCATGCTCGCCGGATGGATCGACAATATTCAAGTCTCCTGGGTCAAGCTCGGAGCGGAAATGGCGTCGGGTCTCCTCAATGCAGGTGTCAACGACCTTGGTGGAACGTTGATGGATGAATCCATCTCGAAGTCAGCCGGAGCAAACTATGGCGAGGAAGTCACTGCGTCGGAGATGGTGCGACTCATACGAGCCGCCAATCGGACTCCCCGTCGAAGAAGCACGTTGTACGATGCGTTGGAGGATTACAGGGAGCACGATCCTGCAGAGCATGGTCCGCTCAAGCCCCGTGCGTCAGATCCTCTCGCGTTCCTGAACCGATCGGGCAGTCGCGATTTGACGGAGATGCGGCATGGCTAA
- the cofG gene encoding 7,8-didemethyl-8-hydroxy-5-deazariboflavin synthase CofG produces the protein MTKRSLRETWLSFGDASGAALHALMAEAVELRDAKWGKVTTYSRKVFVPLTNLCRSACGYCVFAKQPGEPGAGYLLPRQVMDIVLRGEELGCKEALFSLGERPELRHGEARQTLSNLGYASTIDYVVVMCGQVLNDSSLVPHVNAGTLRPDEMQKVRSVAGSIGLMLENSSRRLTKKGMPHHGCPDKAPLLRLRTLELAGEWSVPTTSGILIGIGETWAERIDSLLALAEIQARYGTLQEVIVQNFRAKAGTPMSDAPEPDLDDMLRTLAVARLILPVEVSLQAPPNLGDAFERYIDAGINDWGGISPLTADHINPERAWPAVDEVERRCHQKGMGLAERLTTYPSYLRDGERFLAPAPRSALFRLAGENGWPRKQVHCLTEEARP, from the coding sequence ATGACCAAACGTAGCTTGAGAGAGACATGGCTGTCCTTTGGTGACGCAAGCGGCGCAGCACTGCACGCATTGATGGCGGAGGCGGTCGAGCTGCGCGACGCCAAATGGGGCAAGGTGACGACCTATTCCCGCAAGGTTTTCGTCCCGCTCACCAATCTCTGTCGATCGGCGTGCGGCTACTGCGTCTTCGCAAAGCAACCCGGTGAACCCGGTGCTGGATATCTACTTCCGCGCCAGGTGATGGACATCGTTTTGCGAGGGGAGGAGCTCGGATGCAAGGAAGCGCTGTTCTCCCTTGGAGAACGCCCGGAGCTACGCCACGGAGAGGCTCGCCAGACGCTAAGCAACCTGGGTTATGCCAGCACGATCGACTACGTCGTGGTCATGTGCGGTCAGGTGTTGAACGACAGCAGCCTCGTTCCCCACGTGAATGCAGGCACCTTGCGGCCCGATGAGATGCAGAAGGTTCGCTCGGTCGCCGGTAGCATCGGACTCATGCTGGAGAATTCCAGTCGCCGCCTGACGAAGAAGGGCATGCCGCATCACGGTTGTCCCGATAAGGCCCCTCTGCTGCGGCTGCGAACGCTGGAGCTGGCTGGCGAATGGTCCGTGCCGACGACAAGCGGCATCCTTATCGGCATCGGAGAGACCTGGGCTGAGCGGATCGATAGCCTGCTCGCTCTTGCCGAGATTCAAGCCAGATACGGAACCTTGCAGGAGGTGATTGTTCAAAACTTCCGCGCCAAGGCGGGCACGCCGATGTCCGATGCGCCTGAGCCCGATCTCGATGACATGCTGCGGACCCTGGCCGTAGCCCGCCTGATCCTGCCAGTCGAGGTATCCTTGCAGGCGCCGCCAAATCTCGGCGATGCCTTTGAACGCTACATCGACGCGGGCATCAACGACTGGGGCGGCATATCGCCTTTGACTGCTGATCACATCAATCCCGAGCGAGCGTGGCCGGCCGTGGATGAGGTTGAGCGTCGCTGCCACCAAAAAGGAATGGGCCTGGCGGAGCGCCTTACCACATACCCGTCGTACCTCCGCGACGGTGAGCGCTTCCTTGCGCCTGCTCCACGAAGCGCGCTGTTTCGGCTGGCCGGGGAAAACGGATGGCCTCGGAAGCAAGTGCATTGTTTGACGGAGGAGGCGCGGCCATGA